TTCTTTGTAGTTAATTCCTGTATATAGTAACTATAGTTTTCGTCTAAATCGCTTTCACAATGATTTATAGGAGATGGAAGCAGCCATCGTTGATGGTAATGGAACGGAGGCGGGTCACATCATTGTCACAACAATTGGTGGCAGAAATGGCCAGCCAAAGCAGGTAATTTAGATATGCTATTTACTTTTTTAATCCCTTATTAGATTTGATAAGATTGAACTAGCATTCTGATGCATATGTGCTCTTCTGCGTATGTAGACTATCAGCTATATGGCTGAGCGTGTCGTTGGAAATGGATCATTTGGCGTAGTTTTCCAGGTTAGTTGCTTATTGAATAACACTATAATACATACTCTTTGGGTGAATTGCGACATGAATTCTTGGGTTGAATAGTAAAGCCAGATTAATGTATAAAAATGAGTGTGAGTTATTTCCCTAATATTCTTTTGGTGCTATCTCTGCTCAGGCTAAATGCTTGGAGACTGGTGAAACTGTTGCAATAAAAAAGGTTCTCCAAGACAAGAGGTACAAGAACCGGGAGCTGCAAACCATGCGTCTGCTAGACCACCCAAATGTTGTTGCTTTAAAACACTGTTTCTTCTCGACGACTGAAAAGGATGAACTCTATCTTAACCTGGTACTGGAGTATGTCCCTGAGACTGTTCATCGAGTAATTAAACACTACAATAAGATGAATCAAAGGATGCCGATGATTTACGTGAAACTATACACCTACCAGGTACTTCTTGTACTTGTATCATGATGTGATTTTAGTTCTGGTTTCTCCATTCCCTCAAGGTGTTTATCCAGGATATTTATCTGTATGCTGTATTACCTGCCTTGATGTTACACTGCTTCATCTGTCTTATTCCTTTGGTACATGCATGGAAAGTCATGTGTCCATGTGTGTGTTGAAGTCTCAGACACATCTTACCGAAGCTTAATGTCTACTTGATATGCTTTTACATTcaattcaattattatttttggttaCTGCTATCTCAGAATCTTATTTGTTGTTCCCATtcatttttgcttttcttctAGATTTTTAGGGCACTCGCGTACATTCATGGTGCTATTGGAGTGTGCCACAGGGACATCAAACCTCAAAATCTACTGGTATGGTTTCAAATATCCTCACATTTGTTATGCCTATTTCTTATTAGAGAGTGTACTTTTTCAGAGCAATAAACATGAATTCGAAGGTGGAATTTTTTTCAGAATGATGGCAATACATTTCTAGGAGCATAGAGCAATGCTTTTAGATATTGCTTACTAAAGCTTCTCTCTCTGTGGTTTTTTAGTGTATTACCCTTGGTTTTTTTCTCCCATGGAAAAGGTGAAGGAAACTAGTAGGAATTTATTGAAGATCACTTTTGATTGCTGAAGAAAAGGGTAGGAACTTCGTAAATATTGCATCTCAATGTCTCTTTTTTGACAGGTTAACCCACATACCCACCAAGTGAAGTTATGTGACTTCGGAAGTGCTAAAGTTTTGGTTTGTAAACCATCCCTTGTTAAATATATCAGTTGACTTTCTTTGGCCTGTGTAATCTGTCTAGTTTATTGTCTACTTATTTTTGCTTTGCATTTAACAGGTAAGAGGAGAGCCAAACATATCTTACATTTGCTCAAGATACTATCGAGCACCTGAACTTATATTTGGTGCGACAGAGTATACCACGGCCATAGATATTTGGTCTGCTGGTTGTGTCATGGCCGAATTGCTTCTAGGACAGGTTGGTAGCTCTTTCCCGTTTTTTCCCTCCCCGCTATTGCACCGTGGAGACTCTACCATTCTAAATGCTGAAAGAATCTTGGTTCTCATGATTGGAGGCTCTACCATTCTAAATGCTGAAAGAATCTTGGTTCTCATGATTTCAGCCTCTTTTTCCTGGTGAGAGTGGAGTCGACCAGCTTGTGGAAATTATAAAGGTAATCATAAGCCACAACAAACTCTGTAATGACCTACAGATGGCTCCTTTGTTTGGTGGAGTCTAACAGAGGAAACAATtggttaaatttatttttagcatGTGCCAAGTGATGGTTACCACATTCCTCCATCTATGAACAATGTGTTCTCTCTCGTGCAGGTTTTAGGGACCCCAACCCGGGAAGAAATTAAGTGCATGAACCCCAACTATACGGAGTTTAAATTTCCACAAATCAAAGCTCACCCGTGGCACAAGGTATGGGGGTATATATGCACATGCTGTTTTTTCTCTTGATAAGATTGTGTACTGACattttttcctttgttagatATTCCACAAACGCATGCCCCCAGAAGCTGTGGACCTCGTATCAAGGCTCCTGCAGTACTCCCCTACTCTTCGAAGCTCAGCTGTATGTATTGACATTGACAAATCCATGGTTTTCATATCATTGTCTTCACTTTCCTCTTGAGCACCATTCCACTCTTTCATTTGTATTGCATGCTTGTCCATTgccctttcctttttttgaacTTTAGGAGCTCATTCAGGAAATTCGTCACCCCTCTCCCGTTGCCAGTTAAAATGTAACTCAAAAAATATGGTTTGTTTCTTGTCTGCATTGCAGCTGGAGGTATTGATCCATCCCTTTTTTGATGAGCTACGTGACCCGAACACCCGCCTTCCAAATGGACGTTTTCTTCCCCCCCTATTCAACTTTAAGTCTCATGGTAACTATTTTGATCATGTAAATTtccttttcaacatattttaCTTGCTTTCTGATAGTTGTTTGTTTCTGATGCTCAGAGCTCAAGGGGGTG
The sequence above is a segment of the Rhododendron vialii isolate Sample 1 chromosome 13a, ASM3025357v1 genome. Coding sequences within it:
- the LOC131315005 gene encoding shaggy-related protein kinase alpha-like — encoded protein: MMASLTVVPEPGLREPSGNTFGVDRLPDEMNDMKIRDDKEMEAAIVDGNGTEAGHIIVTTIGGRNGQPKQTISYMAERVVGNGSFGVVFQAKCLETGETVAIKKVLQDKRYKNRELQTMRLLDHPNVVALKHCFFSTTEKDELYLNLVLEYVPETVHRVIKHYNKMNQRMPMIYVKLYTYQIFRALAYIHGAIGVCHRDIKPQNLLVNPHTHQVKLCDFGSAKVLVRGEPNISYICSRYYRAPELIFGATEYTTAIDIWSAGCVMAELLLGQPLFPGESGVDQLVEIIKVLGTPTREEIKCMNPNYTEFKFPQIKAHPWHKIFHKRMPPEAVDLVSRLLQYSPTLRSSALEVLIHPFFDELRDPNTRLPNGRFLPPLFNFKSHELKGVPMEMMVRLIPEHARKQCAFLGL